GAGCGGGACGAGAATCCAGACCTGTCCCGCGAACACGTCGTACTGGCCGAGCGTGACCGACACCGGCGTTCCCTCGGCGTACCCGACGAGGAACTCGAAGCCGACGGTCGCGACGGTCCACGCGGCGCCGACGGCGAGCAGTTCGAGGTCGGTGTAGGCCGTCGCCGTCGTCCAGAAGTAGGCGGCGGTGACGGCGAGAATCATCGCCACGAGGAGCAGCGTGCTGAGGACGTGCGCGAGGTAGTCGTCCATCCGCGGAATCAGCACGGTCTCCCGGAAGACGCCGTTCGCGACGGCGAGCACGGCCATCACCAGCCAGACGGCGAGCGGGACGGCGAGGACGCCGGGGCGGAGCGACTGCGCGGGCGTAGCGGCGAGACTCATGAGTACGTGTACGACTCCGGACACGGTAATCGTGGGGGTGGGTCTCGCAGGGTGGGAAGGCGACTCCGCCACCCTACTTGAGGGTGGGCCGCCAAGCCGGGGTATGGACGACGGGAAAGCCAGCCGCGAGTTCTTCGCCGACCACGTCGCCGGTCGGACGGGCGCCGACCGCGCGGACGTGCGCCTCGGCCCGACGTACGGCGCGGACTTCGGCGTCGTGGACGTGGGCGACTCGGTGGTGGCGATGGCCGCCGACCCCGTGTTCGTGATGCGGGAACTCGGCGTCGAGCGCGCGGCGTGGTTCGCGTTCCACATCGCTGTGAGCGACGTGGCCCTGTCGGGCCTGCCGCCGGCGCACCTCGCGCTCACGCTGAACCTCCCGCCGGGCACGAGCACCGAGGCGTTCGACGACATCTGGAGCGTGTTCGACCGCGAAGCCCGCGACCTCGGGACGAGTCTGACGACCGGTCACACCGGCACCTACGAGGGCTGTGCGTTCCCGACGGTGGGCGGCGCGACCGCGCTCGCGGTCGGCGACCCCGCGGACCTCGTGGTGCCGACGGGCGCGCGCTCCGGCGACCGCGTCGTCGTGACGAAGGGCCCCGCCATCGAGACGACGGGCCTGCTCGGGACGCTGTTCGGCGACGACCTCCCGCTCGACGCCGAAACCGTCGACGCGGCCCGCGAGCGGTTCTGGGACGCCAGCCCCGTCCGGGACGCGCTCACCGCGGCGGCCGCGGGCGGCGTGACGGCGATGCACGACGCGACCGAGCGCGGCCTCGCCAACGGGTTCCACGAACTCGCGGCCGCGAGCGACGTGGCACTCGCAGTCGACCGCGAGGCGGTGCCGGTCGCGCCGGGCGTCCGCGAGGTCTGTGACTACTTCGGCGTGGACCCGTGGAGCGCCTCCAGCGAGGGCACGGTCGTGCTGACGGTCGAACCCGAGTCGGTGAGTGGCGTGCTCGCGGCGCTCGCCGAGGAGGGAATTCCGGCGGCGGACGCGGGCGTCGTCGAATCCGGCGCTGGCGTCACCGTCGACGGCGACGCGCTCCCCGAACCCGACTCGGACCCGCTGTGGCCGGCCTACCAGCG
The nucleotide sequence above comes from Halobacterium litoreum. Encoded proteins:
- a CDS encoding AIR synthase family protein codes for the protein MDDGKASREFFADHVAGRTGADRADVRLGPTYGADFGVVDVGDSVVAMAADPVFVMRELGVERAAWFAFHIAVSDVALSGLPPAHLALTLNLPPGTSTEAFDDIWSVFDREARDLGTSLTTGHTGTYEGCAFPTVGGATALAVGDPADLVVPTGARSGDRVVVTKGPAIETTGLLGTLFGDDLPLDAETVDAARERFWDASPVRDALTAAAAGGVTAMHDATERGLANGFHELAAASDVALAVDREAVPVAPGVREVCDYFGVDPWSASSEGTVVLTVEPESVSGVLAALAEEGIPAADAGVVESGAGVTVDGDALPEPDSDPLWPAYQRAREQFWA